A single genomic interval of Croceibacter atlanticus HTCC2559 harbors:
- a CDS encoding ribonuclease HII, protein MLLPQYLLDVIECGTDEAGRGCLAGPVTAAAVILPQDFNNPVLNDSKKLTHKQRDLLRPIIETEAVSFSVIHIDIDTIDKINILNASILGMQESIRSLQTKPEHIAVDGNRFKPCDDIPYKCIIKGDGKYLNIASASILAKTYRDNYMEKIHEEFPMYNWKQNKGYPTKEHREAIRTHGPSKYHRKSFRLLPEQYQFNF, encoded by the coding sequence ATGTTATTACCGCAATACTTATTAGATGTTATAGAGTGTGGCACAGACGAAGCTGGAAGAGGTTGTCTTGCAGGTCCAGTTACAGCAGCAGCCGTTATTCTTCCACAAGACTTCAATAATCCCGTTTTAAATGACAGTAAAAAATTAACTCATAAACAAAGAGATTTACTAAGACCAATTATTGAAACAGAAGCTGTTTCATTTTCTGTTATACATATAGATATAGATACTATAGATAAGATAAATATTCTTAATGCATCTATTTTAGGGATGCAGGAATCTATAAGAAGTCTACAAACAAAACCTGAACATATAGCTGTAGATGGTAATAGGTTTAAACCTTGTGATGATATTCCTTATAAATGTATTATTAAAGGTGACGGCAAATATTTAAATATTGCTAGCGCATCTATATTAGCAAAAACATATAGGGATAACTATATGGAGAAAATACACGAAGAATTTCCGATGTACAATTGGAAACAGAATAAGGGGTACCCAACTAAAGAACATAGAGAAGCTATAAGAACTCACGGCCCTTCAAAATATCATAGAAAAAGCTTTAGGCTATTACCAGAACAATACCAATTTAACTTTTAA
- the lipB gene encoding lipoyl(octanoyl) transferase LipB: MNKQITLQNLGLKDYKDTWDYQEQLFKEILDLKIRNRREDLELETPNYLLFVEHPHVYTLGKSGDFENLLVTEDYLKEIDATFYKINRGGDITYHGPGQIVGYPILDLENFFTDIHKYLRLLEEMVILTLKDYGITSERSKGETGVWLDVGTPFARKICAMGVRASRWVTMHGFALNVNTNLGYFDNMIPCGIKGKAVTSLNVELGVAEVNMNDVREKLLHHFLNLFEAELKG, translated from the coding sequence ATGAATAAGCAAATTACACTTCAAAATTTAGGTCTTAAAGATTATAAGGACACTTGGGACTATCAAGAACAACTTTTTAAAGAAATTCTTGATTTGAAAATACGAAACAGAAGAGAAGACTTAGAGTTGGAAACCCCAAACTATCTTTTATTTGTTGAGCATCCTCACGTTTATACTTTAGGTAAAAGTGGTGACTTTGAAAACCTATTGGTTACAGAAGATTACCTTAAAGAGATTGATGCTACTTTTTACAAGATAAATAGAGGTGGCGATATTACTTATCACGGTCCAGGACAAATTGTTGGATACCCTATTTTAGATCTTGAAAATTTCTTTACAGATATACATAAGTATCTTAGGCTGTTAGAAGAAATGGTTATTCTTACCCTTAAAGATTACGGCATAACTTCTGAGCGTAGTAAAGGAGAGACAGGTGTTTGGTTAGATGTAGGTACACCGTTTGCACGAAAAATATGTGCAATGGGTGTTAGGGCAAGCCGTTGGGTAACTATGCATGGATTTGCTTTGAACGTAAATACTAACCTTGGTTATTTTGATAATATGATACCTTGTGGCATAAAAGGGAAAGCAGTTACATCTCTTAATGTAGAGCTTGGTGTTGCAGAAGTGAATATGAATGATGTAAGAGAAAAACTATTACATCACTTTTTAAATTTGTTTGAAGCTGAACTTAAAGGTTAG
- a CDS encoding zinc-dependent metalloprotease — protein MKKITLFVLLCCFVFSGFSQENLWQLVEASKIEQSSQFLRRSNPTKFSLYTLNLNSLSNTLSKTHLSKAKDVLLKFPLADGNFETFRVTENSNFQDGLQASHPNIRAYKGVSLKNKSTIINFSVSPTMGLNAMITSGKFGSFYIDTYTKDKATYMAYERQNLPAPDEAFQCEVIGNSALNQLPNSSSSKNANDGVLRNYRLALACTGEYAQFHLDAAGIPITDITTPDSEKKAVVLEAMNVSMTRVNGIYERDISIHMDIVDNNEDIIFLNFATDPYVNEDGVSMLATNQATCDGIIGEENYDIGHVYSTGGGGVAFLGVPCSLQKAGGVTGLPEPTGDPYWVDYVSHEMGHQFGANHTQNNDCQRNGSTSMEPGSASTILGYAGICAPNVQTNSDAHFHAISIDEIWNYVNTQDCEVQTPTGNTAPQAIAPADFTIPASTPFQLDAIGIDSDNDELTYCWEQIDEEIGEVMPPDPTNTLGPMFRSLPPTTERTRFMPDMLTVMQGLSANIWEVVPSVNRTMEFRVTVRDNAPNGASSASDDVIVTVDSSSGPFIITSQNTETTWEPGSSQTITWDVANTDQAPINTTNVNILFSEDDGITFPTTLASNVPNDGSQDITAPNLLTTTARVKIVPVGNSYFDVNDAPITIDGVLATTDINENFGTTIYPNPSTGNFTVQFNPLAKQDISIALIDIRGRLITTKHFSHQESFNRTLNFSQASKGVYFIKITNGDYQITEKIVIK, from the coding sequence ATGAAAAAAATTACATTATTTGTATTGCTGTGTTGTTTTGTCTTCTCGGGCTTTTCTCAAGAAAATTTATGGCAATTAGTCGAAGCTTCTAAAATAGAACAATCTTCACAATTTTTAAGACGTTCAAACCCTACTAAATTTTCATTATACACTTTAAACTTAAACTCTCTTTCAAACACATTATCTAAAACACATCTAAGCAAAGCCAAAGATGTCTTATTAAAGTTTCCTTTAGCAGATGGTAATTTTGAAACCTTTAGAGTAACAGAAAACTCTAACTTTCAAGATGGGTTACAAGCTAGTCATCCAAACATTAGAGCTTATAAAGGAGTTAGTTTAAAAAACAAATCAACCATTATTAACTTTAGCGTTTCTCCAACAATGGGCTTAAACGCTATGATTACATCAGGAAAATTTGGCTCATTCTATATAGACACTTACACAAAAGATAAGGCAACATATATGGCATATGAGCGCCAAAATCTTCCAGCTCCAGATGAAGCGTTTCAATGTGAGGTTATTGGTAACTCAGCATTAAATCAACTACCTAACTCGTCATCTAGTAAAAATGCAAATGATGGTGTATTAAGAAACTACAGATTGGCATTAGCTTGTACGGGAGAGTATGCCCAGTTTCACTTAGATGCTGCAGGTATTCCTATTACAGACATCACAACGCCAGATTCTGAAAAGAAAGCTGTTGTTTTAGAAGCTATGAATGTTTCTATGACAAGAGTAAATGGTATTTACGAGAGAGATATTTCTATTCATATGGATATTGTAGACAATAATGAAGACATAATTTTTCTAAATTTTGCTACAGATCCTTATGTTAATGAAGATGGTGTATCTATGCTTGCTACAAACCAAGCTACGTGTGATGGTATAATAGGAGAAGAAAATTATGATATAGGTCATGTGTACAGTACTGGTGGTGGTGGTGTAGCATTTCTGGGTGTACCTTGTAGCTTACAAAAAGCTGGTGGTGTTACAGGTTTACCAGAGCCAACAGGAGATCCTTATTGGGTAGATTACGTATCACACGAAATGGGACATCAATTTGGTGCAAATCACACACAAAATAATGACTGCCAAAGAAATGGCAGTACATCTATGGAGCCAGGAAGCGCCTCTACTATCTTAGGATATGCAGGTATTTGCGCTCCAAATGTTCAAACAAATAGTGATGCTCACTTTCACGCCATAAGTATAGATGAAATTTGGAATTATGTAAACACACAAGATTGTGAAGTACAGACTCCGACTGGAAATACTGCACCGCAAGCTATTGCTCCAGCAGATTTTACAATACCAGCATCTACGCCTTTTCAACTAGATGCAATTGGTATAGATAGTGACAATGATGAACTTACATACTGCTGGGAACAAATAGATGAAGAAATTGGTGAGGTTATGCCTCCAGATCCTACAAATACATTAGGACCAATGTTTAGGTCTTTACCTCCTACTACAGAAAGAACTCGATTTATGCCAGATATGCTTACTGTTATGCAAGGCTTATCTGCAAATATTTGGGAAGTTGTACCGTCTGTTAACAGAACAATGGAGTTTAGAGTAACGGTTAGAGACAATGCACCTAATGGTGCAAGCTCTGCTTCTGATGATGTTATTGTAACTGTTGACTCTTCTTCTGGTCCTTTCATTATTACTTCTCAAAATACAGAAACCACTTGGGAGCCAGGTTCTAGTCAAACAATTACTTGGGATGTTGCAAATACAGATCAAGCACCTATAAACACAACAAATGTAAACATCTTGTTTTCTGAGGATGATGGCATTACATTTCCAACGACATTGGCATCTAATGTACCAAATGATGGTAGTCAAGATATAACTGCACCTAATCTCCTTACTACAACTGCAAGAGTAAAAATTGTACCTGTGGGCAATTCGTACTTTGATGTTAATGATGCTCCTATAACAATTGATGGTGTTTTAGCAACTACAGATATAAATGAAAATTTTGGGACTACCATTTACCCAAACCCTTCAACAGGAAACTTTACGGTACAATTTAATCCCTTAGCAAAACAAGATATCTCGATAGCACTAATAGATATTAGAGGTCGTCTCATTACGACTAAGCATTTTTCTCATCAAGAATCATTCAACAGAACTCTCAATTTTAGCCAAGCCTCAAAAGGTGTATATTTTATTAAAATAACTAACGGAGACTATCAAATTACCGAAAAAATAGTCATAAAGTAG
- a CDS encoding YqaE/Pmp3 family membrane protein, translating into MGFFRVLLSILFPPLAVIDKGCGSILIVFLLTLCGWIPGVIAALVILNNPNR; encoded by the coding sequence ATGGGATTTTTTAGAGTCTTACTTTCAATTTTGTTTCCACCTTTAGCTGTTATAGATAAAGGCTGTGGAAGTATTTTAATTGTTTTCTTACTAACACTTTGTGGATGGATTCCTGGAGTAATTGCAGCTTTGGTAATTTTAAATAACCCAAACCGATAA
- a CDS encoding putative porin: MKQLLLLSVLITWATTVTAQDFIGSEINPTGTQNRQNNSQQTVVDKRERPPITDYKIISAKNDTTYVDTTLSIYKDYKWNYLQKDDFELLPFNNVGQPYTKLGYEFSDVYIAPKFGARAKHFNHYEVEDINYYNVATPFTELYFKTVLEQGQNLDALFTSNTSPQFNFFVAYKGLRSLGKYQSSLTSVGNLRLGFSYNTKNKRYYIKSHFVAQDYTINENGGLTEEAVQQYIDEIQEFDDRSVLEVNFQDAQSLMDSRRFYLDHKYYIIKSSDSIPNNEVSVGHKMNFTDKELEYTQVTPSSLFGDSFETTDLQNLTEFQDIYNEGRLTYYNKTLGEFTVKAGYTDFNYGYNRTVNVDNTFIANRLLGGIPQVGAEYFNTIGKFKVKANLMTSVSGDTNGNYFLADASYSIIDELNIGATISSNDRSPNYTFQLYQSDYINYNWQNDFSNESIQNFEVRLQSDKYGKLTASNTIIDNYTYFGLNEEDQVKPIQYDETVSYLRIKFQNNFNFGYFGLANTIMYQNVSDGDTVFNVPEVVLRHSLYYQDYWFKKALYLQAGFTGKYFSGFNANGYDPVLSDFFVQNDERIEGFPAVDFFFNAKIRQARVFFKLENANSILLGNNNFTAPNYPYRDFVVRFGIVWDFFL; the protein is encoded by the coding sequence ATGAAACAACTTCTTCTACTTTCTGTTTTAATCACTTGGGCAACCACGGTAACTGCTCAAGATTTTATAGGTTCAGAAATAAATCCAACAGGCACTCAAAACAGGCAAAATAATAGTCAACAAACTGTAGTAGATAAAAGAGAGCGACCTCCAATTACAGATTATAAAATTATATCTGCGAAAAATGATACTACCTATGTAGATACAACCTTGTCTATATATAAGGACTATAAATGGAACTATTTACAAAAAGATGATTTTGAATTGCTCCCTTTTAATAATGTTGGCCAACCTTATACTAAATTGGGATATGAATTCAGTGATGTCTATATAGCACCAAAATTTGGTGCGAGAGCAAAACACTTTAATCATTATGAAGTAGAAGACATAAACTACTATAATGTTGCTACACCTTTTACAGAGTTGTATTTTAAAACCGTATTAGAACAAGGACAGAATTTAGATGCTTTATTTACATCTAATACGTCACCCCAATTTAATTTCTTTGTTGCCTATAAAGGATTAAGATCTTTAGGGAAGTACCAAAGCTCTTTAACTAGTGTTGGTAATTTAAGATTAGGCTTTAGTTATAATACTAAAAACAAAAGATACTATATAAAGAGTCATTTTGTAGCGCAAGACTACACCATAAATGAAAATGGAGGATTAACAGAAGAAGCTGTTCAGCAATATATAGACGAAATACAGGAATTTGATGATAGAAGTGTATTAGAGGTTAACTTTCAAGATGCCCAAAGTTTGATGGATTCCAGGCGATTTTATCTAGATCACAAATACTATATAATAAAATCCTCCGATTCAATACCAAACAATGAGGTATCTGTAGGACATAAAATGAATTTCACAGACAAAGAACTAGAGTATACTCAAGTTACACCTAGCTCACTTTTTGGAGACTCTTTTGAAACTACAGATTTACAAAACCTAACTGAATTTCAAGATATATATAATGAAGGTAGATTAACCTACTATAATAAAACATTAGGTGAATTTACAGTTAAGGCAGGTTATACAGACTTTAATTATGGTTATAATAGGACAGTAAACGTTGATAACACTTTTATAGCTAATAGGCTTTTGGGTGGAATACCTCAGGTAGGAGCAGAATACTTTAATACAATAGGGAAGTTTAAAGTGAAAGCGAACTTAATGACGAGTGTCTCTGGTGATACTAATGGTAATTATTTTTTAGCAGATGCTTCCTATAGTATAATTGATGAATTAAACATAGGTGCGACAATAAGCTCTAATGACCGATCTCCTAATTACACGTTTCAGTTATATCAAAGTGATTATATAAACTATAATTGGCAAAATGATTTTAGTAACGAGTCAATCCAAAATTTTGAAGTTAGATTACAATCTGATAAATACGGTAAGTTAACAGCCTCAAATACGATAATAGATAATTACACTTACTTCGGCTTAAACGAAGAAGACCAAGTTAAGCCAATACAGTATGATGAAACTGTAAGCTACTTAAGGATAAAATTTCAAAACAATTTTAATTTTGGCTATTTTGGATTAGCTAATACTATAATGTATCAAAATGTTTCAGATGGAGATACTGTATTTAATGTTCCAGAGGTTGTTTTAAGACACTCATTATATTATCAAGACTATTGGTTCAAAAAAGCACTATACCTTCAAGCTGGTTTTACAGGTAAATATTTTTCAGGTTTTAATGCCAATGGATATGATCCTGTACTTTCAGATTTTTTTGTTCAAAATGATGAAAGAATTGAAGGCTTTCCAGCAGTCGATTTCTTTTTTAATGCTAAAATAAGGCAGGCAAGAGTCTTTTTTAAGCTTGAAAACGCAAA